The genomic segment ATGGAAATCTTATCGTCACCTCCACTGCTATAACTTGAGCATAGCCACCATCGTCACTCCCTAGATTGTAGCAATAGACTTCTAAGTTCTCCCAACTTAAACTTTCACCCGCTCATGGTCTATTCTTATTTAGCAGTGAGATAGTTAAGACTGTCACTTATCTATTTGAAACCCTCCAAAGACTTCCCGTCTCACTTAAAGTAAAAATCAAAGACTAAAGAGTGGTCCACAAGACTCTCCTACAGGATCCGACTCCCACCTACATCTCCCTCTGACAACCTCAGCAACCTGTTCCTCACTGCTAGCCTAGAATATGTTCTTTGTACCTGTCAAGCACTCTCTGGCCTCAGAGCATTTTCCTCGCTATACTCTCTTAAGGAGTATCACCTCCTTGGATTTTACCTTCTCAAAGAAACCTATCCCAATACCCCAACGTAACTTGTGACACCATCCCTTCTCTATTTCCCTTGAGAATCAGGGCTATCCATTTCTCCATGACACATATGACCTTCTGACACACACGATAATTTACTTATTTGGAGGGGTTATGGTTGATTGTTTCTCTTCCACCAAAGAATATAAAGTGTCTTTGAACAGGCATCattgcatattttatttgttgCAATATCCTCACAGCTTTGAAAAGCACACCTTTTAGGTcatcaatacatatttattgaatgagtgatttgcttgaacccagattAACTATTTTAGCTCGTGCAGACACATTCCATATTGCTCATTTTCCAAATTAGATGTGGTTCTGCAGAAATGGAGAAAGTCACATACAGACTGCTGCCACTAAGTTTTCAGTGTGATGTATTTGGGAATGTTTTGATGTCTTAAAGGAAGGAGACTTTTGTGAATAAAACACCAGTTATAaagttttatgaaatataaaatagctCTCATCTTGATCCCTAAATAAGCTATGTGTCCAAATAGCTTTAAGTCCAGGGCAGGCCCATCAATGGAGACTCTTTATAATTGGAACTAATCTTCAGACTATCTTCAGTAAGTGGCAGACTCTATGAGGCTTTGATATAATGCTTATCCCAATTTCCACATGGAGCACCATAATAATTCACTaggataaaaatttaaattacttcaTAAATGAGGGCAAAACAGACTGGGGACCCAGACACAACTCTGGGTGAATTTTGTAATATCCAGTCttttccaagggaaaaaaaaagtctcaggcAATATAGATGTTGAtcaaaaagtaggccaggcatggtggctcacacctgtaatctcagcacttggggatgccaaggcaggtggatcacttgtggtcaaaagttcaagaccagcctggccaacatggtaaaaccctgtctctactaaaaatataaaaattagccagatgcaatggcgcacacctgtaattcctgctacttgggaggctgaggcaggagaatctcttgaacccaggaggcagaggttgcagtgagccaagaccataccactacactacagcctgagcaacaaacaCAGTgggacctgtctcaaaaaaaaaaaaaaaaaaaaaaaggcaggttgAGCAGCATTCAGACCCATCCTGTCTAAAGCAATGATTATAATGTGAAATAGTATTTTAAACTACATCCAAATTTAACATATCACAGCGATTATATCACACAAATGCAAGCAGATTCAGAACCTTAAGGTTTTatctatgaaaaagaaatatcaaacaCACTTTATATCTGAATTTAGCTCAACAGACTATGGTCgatccattttattttaatatcaaagGACAGTAGGGCCCAGACTTCAAACTAATATCCTTCAAGCATTCATGTTTTAATTAGATGCCATCTGTATTCTATGATTCCTATTATTTCAGAATCTGGGAGTGAGTAAAGCTGACCTAAATCTAAAGTTCTTTGATTTCAAAAAGAGCCCTGTGCTCAGCTTAGCACCACACTGGAAGGAGCAAGACAAGAAACAACCCATGAAAGCATATAAATTCTTCGACATCACACAGcttttgtctatttctttctatcattctataaaataatgttacCAATTTAAACACTAGTCAAACATCAAAAGAGATCGGGGTAAGACTTATCTATTCCACATCCATTTTAATACGTTTTTTATACTCAAGATactatttctgaaaataatagATTGCAATAAAAAAAGCAGGCCGACTTTCTGATTTTTACCTAAAGAGATAATATAGCAAGATGCAAGGaggaaataaacatgaaaaagaataGCACTGTCTCATAGtccattctattctatttttgcAGAAGTTATTATAAATTTTACCCATGATAAgaagctttatttttctgttcaaagAAATCGATTGATATTTTTACTGGTAGTTAAATTATAATCATTCTTCTTATTTTCCTGTTCATCAAATTTACCAtgcatttctttgaattttctttacTTGGAAAtgttttacaaagtaaaaagCAAATGCTGAAAATTTTTCAATGTTGGGTGCAAGAAGAAAGCCCAAAAACAATAGGTCTTCAATAAACAGGCCTTTAATGTATCAAAAGCTCTTTGGGGCTCACCCTCTTCCAACTCTCTGACTATATGCAAAACAGGAGAAAGCATAAAGTGCaatgaaacacacacagaaatgctTTGAAAAAGTTTTTAGAGTAAAATCacttttcacaaaacaaaaagaataagtaTATGGCAGCATGGTTTAAAAAATGATAGTTAATGCACTCAGGAAACAGTAACGGTTAGATTATCAGTTAGTTTTAAATActctacaaatacattttataatcacatatatgtatttaaaatataataaacaggTTAATTTACCTCAAATAAGTAGGATTTTCAATTTAGAATCACAGAAAAAGTTAAATTGTATCCATCTCATTTGCTTTGAATGTTTAAAATGCAAGGACTTAATCTCTaatacattttgtaaatgaacccaaaattatataaattggGAATTCTGGTTATAATTCCTTAATAATGATTTTCTTCATGAGAATTATAAAGTCAGGCTAAATCGCTAACATGAgttatttctttgtagcaataaatCGTGGTAAAAAAGAACATGGCTTCAAGAATCAACAGacttaatattatataaatgtcagCTCCGTAACAGACCCATGACCTGGACAATTATTcactgaacttcagtttcttgGTGTACAAAATAGGGAAAATAGTATTATCAACTTCATATAGTTATAAAACTTAACTGATGTaatctattttaattaatttttcaacTATTTTATATACTAGCATagttcctgacccacagaaagcATTTGATATTGCTGCTATTATTACTATCAGATTATAAGGCCAATCGTCTTATGTCTCCACACACAGCCTTCTGGGATCATCTTCTGTATATTTGGTCAggttgttttccatttctgaaatgCCAACTTCTTTCCTCTTCATTAAGTTAAATCCTAAATATTTCCGACAGGCCTGACATTTTTTTATAACTTCCCTTACTAATCATGTTCCATCACATTACTCCTGTTATATTGAACTCAGTTGGTGATTATTTATAATCTGACTTACACATTTAATTTTGCCTTATATTGGTTTTCTAGCTGTATTATAGATTTAATAACTGTATATAGCCTCTCTAAATTGTGTATGTTTTTTCTACTGATTAAAATTGAATTGttctaagacaaaaaaaaaaaaatctcttactTCCCTTTAAAAGAAACCACACACACTCCAAAGAAAGCTAGTGTAGTGGTATacacatagtaggtatttaatGCATGCTTTTGACTTGAATTGTATTGTGACATCATTTACAAGATAATGAGTGTCACTTTATCCCTTCAACATGACAttcatcatctgtaaagtgataGTGAAACACACTCTCCATGGTATTTCAAAGCTCTAAAACGACATTATTTCAATGTACTGAGCTGAAAATCACCACCCCTTCTTATGCAGGCactttaattgttttattttattgatataacAGCTATCAAATTCTGGGTGTGGGTGATCCACAATCTGAATTACTTGAGAATAGTTGGGAAGCCAGCATGCCTTAGCGTAGAGTTGCCTTCTGCTAGGAGAATGGGCTTGAATATGTCACAGGCCTGGATCTaagataatattccattttatattaaTCCTGTCTACTATTCCATCAATACAGGATATTTGGATGGATGCTAGGGTCCCTGTTAATAAATCATCAGAAACATATCATAGTCCTGAATCTcaactattttcttttaattctgtcaTTAGGGCCAATGGTATAACTCATATTATGCCTGAGGAAAAATAATACTCTTGGAGTCATAGATATAAGACATTAGGCAGAGAAAGAGgattttcaaaatcaaataatTTGACTGAAACACATAATTCTATACAGATTATAATTCATTTACACATTCAAATATACCAAGTCCTGGTACCCTCTTgcactttttcttccttcttgtaGAGGCACAATTAATACTATAATTATTGATTTCTgccttggggggaaaaaaagattctTCCCTGTTTCAAAATAAGCATGCACCATGCAACATGCAAAAAGTACctttgatttcttattttctggGCCTGTTGACATGGACAATGCACAAGGTGAAATCAGCTCCTCTGTTCTTGTTAGAGATATGGGAAGTGATGGGGTTGAAACAGGTGACCTGTGGTTGGGGGTGCTGCTTTCAGATTTCCCAAGTCTTGAAGGCAGGGTACCACTGCCACAATGTGGATGCAGAGCTGAGGGACTGAGCTGGGGCACCAGGGTGGGCAGATTGGCACGAGGGAGAGAGGAGGACCTCAAGTTGGGAAGAGAGGCAGAGCTAGTACTGGAGATAGGGAGTGAAGGAAGAGCTGAAGGATTCAGCTCCTGGCCAGATAGTTGGGATGATGCTCTTTTAGATCTGTTTATCAGGCTTGAAAGAGCTGGGGAAGGATGGaaacatttctctgaagaagagAACGTAGCTCTTTGATTAATAGTAGGAGATAGAGAAGACAATGCAGAGGAGGCTAATGTAGAAGGGTAGGTGTGAATGTTTCTGGGGTTTTCTGGACCCCTGAGGTCACCATCCTGTTTACTCtttaaagaggaaagagaagagcttGGTGGAACAGGAGGAAGACCCACAGAACTTGATGCACTGGTTTGTAGCAGGGAAAGCATGGTATTGTTCTTCAAAGTAGGTGATGGTGTTCTCTCTACATTCATGGAAGCAAGGCTGCTACTAGCCTGTTTTGTAGGAGAGAGGGAGGGCGCCTGAGAAAGTGGGGTAGACTTGGTGAAAACAGGCAGGTGAAAAGATTGCTGGGTCAACTCAGAAACCTGGCATTCCCCTTGATCTAGAGACCCGGCTCTCAGGGAACAACTTGAGAGAGATTTTTTAGGCGTGGGTGGGGTCTGCTTTGCTTTTTGATCAAGTGTGAGCGAGGAAGAGGCCGGGGAGTTGAGAGAGAAGGTGGGACAGGATGCAGGGGAAAAGGGTCTTTGGTGGGAAGGGTTTGACTTGAGAATGGCAGTGAGAAGGGCAAGCCGGGAAGGCACCGGGGATTTTACCCCTGACTTTGAAAGATTTCCACTAGATGACATTTGGCTGCAGATGGTGGAAGAAGAGCCGTGGAAAGAGGAGGTAAATGGTTTGGGGCTCGGAGACAGTGAATGCGTGACAATGCGGACTGGTATGTACAAGGCTGAATTCGACTTCAGAGAAGCACTGGAGGACGATGGAGGAGAAGAGGTTCTCGGATTTTCTCCGCGACTAAGGACATGCGAGGTTAAACTTGTCTTCTTGAGAACTTCAGAGGTCAGTCCAGGCTTTGGATCTGCCGCAGTTGAACTGGGTAAGTTAGAACCTGATAGTTGAGTGGAATGGGGAAACAGTAACGTCGAGGAGGTGCCCTTCGATGCAGAAAAGGGTGTAGAGTGAGCGGTAGTTTGAAAATACGTAGCTGATTCTTCCACCACGGCCCCACCGACATCCAGCCTCCTAGTGTGGAACTCCTCTAGGACAGAGGCTCCCTCGAGGTGAACTGGGTCGGGTGGTGCGTTCGGATTAGTTGGAGAAACAAAGGAGAAAGCAGGTGGTTTACAGGCAAGCTGCTCAGAGGTAGTGGAAGAAGAAGTTAACTAGAGGAAAGAGAAATAGACAGATTGAAATGGGACATTATTTCTGAAACGATCAAAATATTCTTGTCACTTGTGCGATTATGCAAACAATTTACACAAAAGGAGGCAACTTAAACCTCCATAAAAACGAAGGAAATTCTGTTTTGCTAATGAGGCCTTGCTCTGAATTTGAAATAAGATACAAATAAGCTGTGAAGTATTACATCCTATACCTCATTTATCCCACAGAatgaaatcaatataaaattatattgcatAGTTGGAAGATAATTCGTCGACATCATCTAAAATAGTTATCTTAATTTTGAATTGTGTGATTTGGAAAGATTTAAATCACCATCAGTATAAATTGCAAATttcactttggaaaactattttcTTCTATTGTAAGAATATAAAGCATGATATTATAATAACGACTACAagccttaaaaaaattttaacacacTCCAAGGGTTTAAAATTCTAAGTTTCTACTACTTCACTCCTACATGCTGTGAACTTGGAAAAGTGCCTAGAATTCAAAAGATGAAACCCCCAATATCAACACAGAATGATAAATTGAGGGATTGAAAGCAAAGTCCAAATTAGACAGGAAGTTTTAGCttatttttcctaattatttGCCAGAATGAATATTTACCGTGAACACACAATGAATATTTAACAAATGATTTGGGTTATGCTGGAAGAAATAGGCTCTCTTGCATCAAAAGAAGCCAGAACACTTTACAAATATAATCCACTTGAATCAAGGAAACCCACCAATccaaataaagaggaaataaagaaaccaaataaagaggaaataaagaacaATTCATCATTTTACAAGAGAAGCTAGGGAGAGCCTGTGAAACAACTGGATGTAGGTAGCCTtgtgccattttaaaaatcatctagtACTTTAAGATAAGTACTGAAGTTATAAATACTTTGAACACCTTTTAAACAGAGGTTTCCCTTAAAAGTCATTGATTTGATTATgtcaatatataaaagaaatataaacatgcATGTCTAATAAAGAATTTAGGGAATatcaatcatttaaaatatcaataaatattaagaTTAACATATAGATGTTGCATTAAGCACATAGCAGGaaactgtatataaatataacaaactTAGCAAAATCTttacaaataaagtaaaagatATTTATTGATTTCGCTTATAACATTTTCAGATTTCCATCAGACCTAATGCAGAGGTTTTCATGTCATATAGTTTTaatctctaaaaaatttaaaactggcAAATTTAAACAACTCATCCCAAACTTCCAAGTTTCTAAGTAAACATACCCAAAATAGTCCTTTCttttatacataaatttatatgtatCTTTGCAACATGGAAGAATACAAACATTTCTTGCTACATAAATAATACCTGAATATTTTAGCAtaactcagaatatgagaaaatcAGATATAATTGAAAGTCAAGCAGAATTGAATCAAGTGGAGGAAGAAAACTTAGCAATTCACTCTTGTAAGTTTTACTTAGAAACAACTCTGCTTAGCCAATGTTTATGTAACTGATTCATGTGGTTAGAGATATATTTAAATCCAAACACTGCTAGCTGGGCAGCTGAATGTTTCTGTCACTACAAGCATGACAATGTCTTATCTGGAGTTATGCAATCATTTGTAGTTAAATATGTAATTAATGTTTAAGAAATTGTTCTCTTAGGGTAAATagtatattcagatttttttttaaccacaaatGAAAAGTCTTCTCTAATTGCTTCCTATGATTGATCTCTCCTATTGAAAAGAATATAGAAACATTTCTAGACTGTGTAGTGTGTCTTTGCATGTTGTACTATGCCTAGAATAGCTGTTTGGTAAAGAATTCTGTAAATTAATAATGGCAGTCACAAAACTCTCATTACCCTTTCAGTTCTGCTGTT from the Macaca mulatta isolate MMU2019108-1 chromosome 4, T2T-MMU8v2.0, whole genome shotgun sequence genome contains:
- the MLIP gene encoding muscular LMNA-interacting protein isoform X20, which encodes MEIEKHEKRSLLNKNLEEKLTSKSNDYLTLNAGSQQERDKATLTCPSEVSGTILQEREFEANKLQGMQQSDLFKAEYVLIVDSEGEDEATSRKVEQGPPGGIGTAAVRPKSLAISSSLVSDVVRPKTQGTDLKASSHPEMLHGIAPQQKHGQLTSSSTTSEQLACKPPAFSFVSPTNPNAPPDPVHLEGASVLEEFHTRRLDVGGAVVEESATYFQTTAHSTPFSASKGTSSTLLFPHSTQLSGSNLPSSTAADPKPGLTSEVLKKTSLTSHVLSRGENPRTSSPPSSSSASLKSNSALYIPVRIVTHSLSPSPKPFTSSFHGSSSTICSQMSSSGNLSKSGVKSPVPSRLALLTAILKSNPSHQRPFSPASCPTFSLNSPASSSLTLDQKAKQTPPTPKKSLSSCSLRAGSLDQGECQVSELTQQSFHLPVFTKSTPLSQAPSLSPTKQASSSLASMNVERTPSPTLKNNTMLSLLQTSASSSVGLPPVPPSSSLSSLKSKQDGDLRGPENPRNIHTYPSTLASSALSSLSPTINQRATFSSSEKCFHPSPALSSLINRSKRASSQLSGQELNPSALPSLPISSTSSASLPNLRSSSLPRANLPTLVPQLSPSALHPHCGSGTLPSRLGKSESSTPNHRSPVSTPSLPISLTRTEELISPCALSMSTGPENKKSKQYKTKSSYKAFAAIPTNTLLLEQKALDEPAKTESVSKDNTLEPPVETPTTLPRAAGRETKYANLSSPSSTVSESQLTKPGVIRPVPVKSRILLKQEEEVYEPNPFSKYLEDNSDLFSEQDVTVPPKPVSLHPLYQTKLYPPAKSLLHPQTLSQADCLAPGPFSHLSFSLSDEQDESHTLLSHNACNKLSHPMAAIPEHEALDSKE
- the MLIP gene encoding muscular LMNA-interacting protein isoform X15, yielding MRAILIHISQVSAGGSEAKPLIFTFVPTVRRLPTHTQLTDTSKFLVKIPEESSDKSPETVNRSKSNDYLTLNAGSQQERDKATLTCPSEVSGTILQEREFEANKLQGMQQSDLFKAEYVLIVDSEGEDEATSRKVEQGPPGGIGTAAVRPKSLAISSSLVSDVVRPKTQGTDLKASSHPEMLHGIAPQQKHGQLTSSSTTSEQLACKPPAFSFVSPTNPNAPPDPVHLEGASVLEEFHTRRLDVGGAVVEESATYFQTTAHSTPFSASKGTSSTLLFPHSTQLSGSNLPSSTAADPKPGLTSEVLKKTSLTSHVLSRGENPRTSSPPSSSSASLKSNSALYIPVRIVTHSLSPSPKPFTSSFHGSSSTICSQMSSSGNLSKSGVKSPVPSRLALLTAILKSNPSHQRPFSPASCPTFSLNSPASSSLTLDQKAKQTPPTPKKSLSSCSLRAGSLDQGECQVSELTQQSFHLPVFTKSTPLSQAPSLSPTKQASSSLASMNVERTPSPTLKNNTMLSLLQTSASSSVGLPPVPPSSSLSSLKSKQDGDLRGPENPRNIHTYPSTLASSALSSLSPTINQRATFSSSEKCFHPSPALSSLINRSKRASSQLSGQELNPSALPSLPISSTSSASLPNLRSSSLPRANLPTLVPQLSPSALHPHCGSGTLPSRLGKSESSTPNHRSPVSTPSLPISLTRTEELISPCALSMSTGPENKKSKQYKTKSSYKAFAAIPTNTLLLEQKALDEPAKTESVSKDNTLEPPVELYFPAQLRQQTEELCATIDKVLQDSLSMHSSDSPSRSPKTLLGSDTVKTPTTLPRAAGRETKYANLSSPSSTVSESQLTKPGVIRPVPVKSRILLKQEEEVYEPNPFSKYLEDNSDLFSEQLSHPMAAIPEHEALDSKE
- the MLIP gene encoding muscular LMNA-interacting protein isoform X30; the protein is MEIEKHEKRSLLNKNLEEKLTSKSNDYLTLNAGSQQERDKATLTCPSEVSGTILQEREFEANKLQGMQQSDLFKAEYVLIVDSEGEDEATSRKVEQGPPGGIGTAAVRPKSLAISSSLVSDVVRPKTQGTDLKASSHPEMLHGIAPQQKHGQLTSSSTTSEQLACKPPAFSFVSPTNPNAPPDPVHLEGASVLEEFHTRRLDVGGAVVEESATYFQTTAHSTPFSASKGTSSTLLFPHSTQLSGSNLPSSTAADPKPGLTSEVLKKTSLTSHVLSRGENPRTSSPPSSSSASLKSNSALYIPVRIVTHSLSPSPKPFTSSFHGSSSTICSQMSSSGNLSKSGVKSPVPSRLALLTAILKSNPSHQRPFSPASCPTFSLNSPASSSLTLDQKAKQTPPTPKKSLSSCSLRAGSLDQGECQVSELTQQSFHLPVFTKSTPLSQAPSLSPTKQASSSLASMNVERTPSPTLKNNTMLSLLQTSASSSVGLPPVPPSSSLSSLKSKQDGDLRGPENPRNIHTYPSTLASSALSSLSPTINQRATFSSSEKCFHPSPALSSLINRSKRASSQLSGQELNPSALPSLPISSTSSASLPNLRSSSLPRANLPTLVPQLSPSALHPHCGSGTLPSRLGKSESSTPNHRSPVSTPSLPISLTRTEELISPCALSMSTGPENKKSKQYKTKSSYKAFAAIPTNTLLLEQKALDEPAKTESVSKDNTLEPPVETPTTLPRAAGRETKYANLSSPSSTVSESQLTKPGVIRPVPVKSRILLKQEEEVYEPNPFSKYLEDNSDLFSEQLSHPMAAIPEHEALDSKE
- the MLIP gene encoding muscular LMNA-interacting protein isoform X17; the protein is MEIEKHEKRSLLNKNLEEKLTVSAGGSEAKPLIFTFVPTVRRLPTHTQLTDTSKFLVKIPEESSDKSPETVNRSKSNDYLTLNAGSQQERDKATLTCPSEVSGTILQEREFEANKLQGMQQSDLFKAEYVLIVDSEGEDEATSRKVEQGPPGGIGTAAVRPKSLAISSSLVSDVVRPKTQGTDLKASSHPEMLHGIAPQQKHGQLTSSSTTSEQLACKPPAFSFVSPTNPNAPPDPVHLEGASVLEEFHTRRLDVGGAVVEESATYFQTTAHSTPFSASKGTSSTLLFPHSTQLSGSNLPSSTAADPKPGLTSEVLKKTSLTSHVLSRGENPRTSSPPSSSSASLKSNSALYIPVRIVTHSLSPSPKPFTSSFHGSSSTICSQMSSSGNLSKSGVKSPVPSRLALLTAILKSNPSHQRPFSPASCPTFSLNSPASSSLTLDQKAKQTPPTPKKSLSSCSLRAGSLDQGECQVSELTQQSFHLPVFTKSTPLSQAPSLSPTKQASSSLASMNVERTPSPTLKNNTMLSLLQTSASSSVGLPPVPPSSSLSSLKSKQDGDLRGPENPRNIHTYPSTLASSALSSLSPTINQRATFSSSEKCFHPSPALSSLINRSKRASSQLSGQELNPSALPSLPISSTSSASLPNLRSSSLPRANLPTLVPQLSPSALHPHCGSGTLPSRLGKSESSTPNHRSPVSTPSLPISLTRTEELISPCALSMSTGPENKKSKQYKTKSSYKAFAAIPTNTLLLEQKANLSSPSSTVSESQLTKPGVIRPVPVKSRILLKQEEEVYEPNPFSKYLEDNSDLFSEQDVTVPPKPVSLHPLYQTKLYPPAKSLLHPQTLSQADCLAPGPFSHLSFSLSDEQDESHTLLSHNACNKLSHPMAAIPEHEALDSKE
- the MLIP gene encoding muscular LMNA-interacting protein isoform X9, which produces MEIEKHEKRSLLNKNLEEKLTSKSNDYLTLNAGSQQERDKATLTCPSEVSGTILQEREFEANKLQGMQQSDLFKAEYVLIVDSEGEDEATSRKVEQGPPGGIGTAAVRPKSLAISSSLVSDVVRPKTQGTDLKASSHPEMLHGIAPQQKHGQLTSSSTTSEQLACKPPAFSFVSPTNPNAPPDPVHLEGASVLEEFHTRRLDVGGAVVEESATYFQTTAHSTPFSASKGTSSTLLFPHSTQLSGSNLPSSTAADPKPGLTSEVLKKTSLTSHVLSRGENPRTSSPPSSSSASLKSNSALYIPVRIVTHSLSPSPKPFTSSFHGSSSTICSQMSSSGNLSKSGVKSPVPSRLALLTAILKSNPSHQRPFSPASCPTFSLNSPASSSLTLDQKAKQTPPTPKKSLSSCSLRAGSLDQGECQVSELTQQSFHLPVFTKSTPLSQAPSLSPTKQASSSLASMNVERTPSPTLKNNTMLSLLQTSASSSVGLPPVPPSSSLSSLKSKQDGDLRGPENPRNIHTYPSTLASSALSSLSPTINQRATFSSSEKCFHPSPALSSLINRSKRASSQLSGQELNPSALPSLPISSTSSASLPNLRSSSLPRANLPTLVPQLSPSALHPHCGSGTLPSRLGKSESSTPNHRSPVSTPSLPISLTRTEELISPCALSMSTGPENKKSKQYKTKSSYKAFAAIPTNTLLLEQKALDEPAKTESVSKDNTLEPPVELYFPAQLRQQTEELCATIDKVLQDSLSMHSSDSPSRSPKTLLGSDTVKTPTTLPRAAGRETKYANLSSPSSTVSESQLTKPGVIRPVPVKSRILLKQEEEVYEPNPFSKYLEDNSDLFSEQDVTVPPKPVSLHPLYQTKLYPPAKSLLHPQTLSQADCLAPGPFSHLSFSLSDEQDESHTLLSHNACNKLSHPMAAIPEHEALDSKE
- the MLIP gene encoding muscular LMNA-interacting protein isoform X19, producing the protein MEIEKHEKRSLLNKNLEEKLTVSAGGSEAKPLIFTFVPTVRRLPTHTQLTDTSKFLVKIPEESSDKSPETVNRSKSNDYLTLNAGSQQERDKATLTCPSEVSGTILQEREFEANKLQGMQQSDLFKAEYVLIVDSEGEDEATSRKVEQGPPGGIGTAAVRPKSLAISSSLVSDVVRPKTQGTDLKASSHPEMLHGIAPQQKHGQLTSSSTTSEQLACKPPAFSFVSPTNPNAPPDPVHLEGASVLEEFHTRRLDVGGAVVEESATYFQTTAHSTPFSASKGTSSTLLFPHSTQLSGSNLPSSTAADPKPGLTSEVLKKTSLTSHVLSRGENPRTSSPPSSSSASLKSNSALYIPVRIVTHSLSPSPKPFTSSFHGSSSTICSQMSSSGNLSKSGVKSPVPSRLALLTAILKSNPSHQRPFSPASCPTFSLNSPASSSLTLDQKAKQTPPTPKKSLSSCSLRAGSLDQGECQVSELTQQSFHLPVFTKSTPLSQAPSLSPTKQASSSLASMNVERTPSPTLKNNTMLSLLQTSASSSVGLPPVPPSSSLSSLKSKQDGDLRGPENPRNIHTYPSTLASSALSSLSPTINQRATFSSSEKCFHPSPALSSLINRSKRASSQLSGQELNPSALPSLPISSTSSASLPNLRSSSLPRANLPTLVPQLSPSALHPHCGSGTLPSRLGKSESSTPNHRSPVSTPSLPISLTRTEELISPCALSMSTGPENKKSKQYKTKSSYKAFAAIPTNTLLLEQKALDEPAKTESVSKDNTLEPPVEHSSDSPSRSPKTLLGSDTVKTPTTLPRAAGRETKYANLSSPSSTVSESQLTKPGVIRPVPVKSRILLKQEEEVYEPNPFSKYLEDNSDLFSEQLSHPMAAIPEHEALDSKE
- the MLIP gene encoding muscular LMNA-interacting protein isoform X4 — its product is MRAILIHISQVSAGGSEAKPLIFTFVPTVRRLPTHTQLTDTSKFLVKIPEESSDKSPETVNRSKSNDYLTLNAGSQQERDKATLTCPSEVSGTILQEREFEANKLQGMQQSDLFKAEYVLIVDSEGEDEATSRKVEQGPPGGIGTAAVRPKSLAISSSLVSDVVRPKTQGTDLKASSHPEMLHGIAPQQKHGQLTSSSTTSEQLACKPPAFSFVSPTNPNAPPDPVHLEGASVLEEFHTRRLDVGGAVVEESATYFQTTAHSTPFSASKGTSSTLLFPHSTQLSGSNLPSSTAADPKPGLTSEVLKKTSLTSHVLSRGENPRTSSPPSSSSASLKSNSALYIPVRIVTHSLSPSPKPFTSSFHGSSSTICSQMSSSGNLSKSGVKSPVPSRLALLTAILKSNPSHQRPFSPASCPTFSLNSPASSSLTLDQKAKQTPPTPKKSLSSCSLRAGSLDQGECQVSELTQQSFHLPVFTKSTPLSQAPSLSPTKQASSSLASMNVERTPSPTLKNNTMLSLLQTSASSSVGLPPVPPSSSLSSLKSKQDGDLRGPENPRNIHTYPSTLASSALSSLSPTINQRATFSSSEKCFHPSPALSSLINRSKRASSQLSGQELNPSALPSLPISSTSSASLPNLRSSSLPRANLPTLVPQLSPSALHPHCGSGTLPSRLGKSESSTPNHRSPVSTPSLPISLTRTEELISPCALSMSTGPENKKSKQYKTKSSYKAFAAIPTNTLLLEQKALDEPAKTESVSKDNTLEPPVELYFPAQLRQQTEELCATIDKVLQDSLSMHSSDSPSRSPKTLLGSDTVKTPTTLPRAAGRETKYANLSSPSSTVSESQLTKPGVIRPVPVKSRILLKQEEEVYEPNPFSKYLEDNSDLFSEQDVTVPPKPVSLHPLYQTKLYPPAKSLLHPQTLSQADCLAPGPFSHLSFSLSDEQDESHTLLSHNACNKLSHPMAAIPEHEALDSKE